The following coding sequences lie in one Brevibacterium marinum genomic window:
- a CDS encoding DNA alkylation repair protein, protein MTSAASCARSLAEVIESELRGRGSSVRAAKERSYLKSELVHYGVGVPDTRAVVRAALRHADLDHDQIIELAELLWDPARAISTSRLDDASKSHSTDDAGKSLSTPAADSDTAPVYECRSAATMVLVQTKDHLGVGDSDFFERLLRQAQTWALVDPLSGDAIGPLSELDAGFDPVLERWAGDDDLWIRRSALLAHLRPLREGRGDFDRFARFADAMLEEKEFFIRKAIGWVLRDTARKRPDLVFDWMLPRAHRASGVTMREVVKHLPQQQREALLAAR, encoded by the coding sequence ATGACGTCGGCTGCATCCTGTGCGCGCTCCCTCGCCGAGGTGATCGAGTCGGAGCTGCGTGGTCGTGGCAGTTCCGTACGCGCTGCGAAGGAACGTTCCTACCTCAAGAGCGAACTCGTCCACTACGGCGTCGGCGTGCCGGACACTCGGGCGGTGGTCCGCGCGGCCCTGCGCCATGCAGATCTCGACCACGACCAGATCATCGAACTCGCCGAGCTGCTGTGGGACCCTGCGCGGGCCATCAGCACGAGCCGCCTCGACGACGCGAGCAAGAGTCACTCGACGGACGACGCGGGCAAGAGCCTGTCGACGCCGGCAGCGGACTCAGATACTGCTCCCGTTTACGAATGTCGCAGTGCGGCCACGATGGTGCTCGTCCAGACGAAGGACCACCTCGGCGTCGGAGACAGTGACTTCTTCGAACGCCTGCTGCGCCAGGCTCAGACCTGGGCACTGGTCGATCCGCTGTCCGGCGATGCCATCGGCCCCCTGAGCGAACTCGACGCCGGCTTCGACCCGGTGCTCGAACGCTGGGCCGGCGATGATGATCTGTGGATCCGACGCTCTGCACTGCTGGCCCATCTCAGACCGTTGCGGGAGGGCCGTGGGGATTTCGACCGATTCGCTCGGTTCGCCGATGCGATGCTCGAGGAGAAGGAGTTCTTCATCCGCAAGGCCATCGGCTGGGTGCTGCGCGATACGGCTCGCAAACGGCCCGATCTCGTCTTCGACTGGATGCTGCCACGTGCGCATCGGGCTTCGGGGGTGACGATGCGCGAGGTGGTCAAGCATCTGCCGCAGCAGCAGCGGGAGGCTCTGCTCGCAGCGAGGTGA
- the argG gene encoding argininosuccinate synthase, whose translation MSKVLSSLPIGENVGIAFSGGLDTSCAVAWMRHKGAVPCTYTADIGQYDEPDLESVTERAKEYGAEIARFVDAKRLLVEEGFVALQCGAFNVRSGGKTYFNTTPLGRAVTGTMLVRAMKDDGVDIWGDGSTYKGNDIERFYRYGLMANPKLRIYKPWLDADFVEELGGRQEMSEWLVEHGYPYRDSAEKAYSTDANIWGATHEAKKLEYLDTGLDIIEPIMGVPAWRDDVEVKSEEVTVGFEAGRPVSINGEKFDDPVALVFKANEIGGRHGLGVSDQIENRIIEAKSRGIYEAPGMALLHVTYERLINAIHNEDTIALYHEEGRRLGRRMYEGRWLDPQSLMLRESMQRWVASAITGEVTLRLRRGDDYTIVDTTGPNLSYHPEKLSMERVGDAAFGPEDRIGQLTMRNLDIADSRARLEQYAAMGIVSGPTSELVGSLEAGGAEEIANSTVDVDEAGDRAGLSAAFDAGTD comes from the coding sequence ATGTCGAAAGTATTGTCTTCACTCCCTATCGGTGAGAACGTTGGAATCGCCTTCTCCGGCGGATTGGACACCTCCTGCGCGGTCGCATGGATGCGCCACAAGGGGGCCGTCCCCTGCACCTACACGGCCGACATCGGTCAGTACGACGAGCCCGACCTAGAGTCGGTGACCGAGCGCGCGAAGGAATACGGTGCTGAGATCGCCCGGTTCGTCGACGCCAAGCGCCTGCTCGTGGAAGAGGGTTTCGTGGCCCTGCAGTGCGGTGCCTTCAACGTCCGCTCCGGCGGCAAGACCTACTTCAACACCACTCCCCTGGGGCGCGCGGTGACCGGCACGATGCTCGTACGCGCCATGAAGGACGACGGCGTCGACATCTGGGGCGACGGCTCGACCTACAAGGGCAATGACATCGAGCGCTTCTACCGCTACGGCCTCATGGCCAACCCGAAGCTGCGCATCTACAAGCCGTGGCTCGACGCGGACTTCGTCGAGGAGCTGGGCGGCCGCCAGGAGATGAGCGAATGGCTCGTCGAACACGGCTACCCCTACCGGGATTCCGCCGAGAAGGCGTACTCCACCGATGCGAACATCTGGGGTGCGACCCACGAGGCGAAGAAGCTCGAGTACCTCGACACCGGGCTCGACATCATCGAACCGATCATGGGCGTTCCCGCCTGGCGCGATGACGTCGAGGTCAAGTCCGAAGAGGTCACCGTCGGCTTCGAGGCCGGCCGCCCGGTTTCGATCAACGGTGAGAAGTTCGACGACCCCGTCGCCCTGGTCTTCAAGGCCAACGAGATCGGCGGCCGCCACGGGCTCGGCGTCTCGGATCAGATCGAGAACCGCATCATCGAGGCGAAGTCGCGCGGCATCTACGAAGCTCCCGGCATGGCTCTGCTCCACGTCACCTACGAGCGCCTCATCAACGCCATCCACAACGAAGACACCATCGCGCTCTACCACGAAGAGGGCCGCCGCCTGGGTCGGCGCATGTACGAGGGTCGGTGGCTCGACCCCCAGTCGCTGATGCTGCGCGAATCCATGCAGCGGTGGGTCGCCTCGGCGATCACCGGCGAGGTCACGCTGCGCCTGCGCCGCGGTGACGACTACACGATCGTCGACACGACCGGCCCCAACCTGTCCTACCACCCGGAGAAGCTGTCGATGGAGCGCGTGGGCGACGCCGCCTTCGGCCCCGAAGACCGCATCGGCCAGCTGACCATGCGCAACCTCGACATCGCCGATTCGCGTGCCCGTCTCGAACAGTACGCGGCCATGGGCATCGTCTCGGGCCCGACCTCGGAGCTCGTCGGCTCCCTCGAGGCCGGTGGCGCCGAGGAGATCGCGAACTCCACCGTCGACGTCGACGAGGCCGGCGACCGTGCCGGCCTGTCCGCCGCCTTCGACGCCGGTACGGACTGA
- a CDS encoding CPBP family intramembrane glutamic endopeptidase translates to MRTAQAAAWTEAAATVWDRGGIVGTGTGENENVVAGAEGAATSAAETEASAAETETSTAVGMGTDIGRANPRVQDHLEVDAKGRPLAIVPATVPWLAVAVFVAVAVVLAWLICLPLWISDEGLQDVLLVQLCGQAMMFTPLLSVIVAMIVQRRRVMRRGAPQPSIPRYLGMWPLRPFGRVLGVTAASLFGVFVLVAAAYLLGSAFGWVTFDLTGLSGFKMQMAALPGMGMIPLPAAVIVYLVIMVFNSLVTAIFAFGEEVGWRGWLLTSLRPLGTWPALLIVGVVWGLWHAPLILLGYNFSRPDITGLGFMIGGCVMIGVLLGWLRLRTGSVWPAVFAHGGLNGSSAMLLGLFIDAAAPTPDMALIATLGVAGWIVSALVIAVLLATGQFRRQPELGIKRPKPPKAVTTPAPAPSETVSPATSDGSGL, encoded by the coding sequence ATGAGAACAGCACAGGCGGCGGCGTGGACCGAAGCGGCGGCGACGGTGTGGGACCGAGGAGGAATCGTGGGCACGGGAACGGGCGAGAACGAGAACGTCGTCGCGGGTGCTGAGGGGGCAGCCACCTCGGCGGCGGAGACGGAAGCTTCAGCGGCGGAGACGGAAACTTCAACAGCGGTGGGGATGGGGACAGACATCGGGCGAGCGAACCCCCGAGTGCAGGACCACCTCGAAGTGGATGCGAAGGGGCGTCCTCTCGCGATCGTTCCGGCCACGGTGCCGTGGCTCGCAGTCGCAGTCTTCGTCGCGGTCGCGGTGGTACTCGCCTGGCTCATCTGCCTGCCGCTGTGGATCTCCGACGAGGGGCTGCAGGACGTGCTGCTCGTGCAGCTGTGCGGACAGGCGATGATGTTCACCCCGCTGTTGTCCGTGATCGTCGCGATGATCGTCCAGCGCAGGCGGGTCATGCGGAGGGGAGCGCCTCAGCCCAGCATTCCGAGGTATCTGGGCATGTGGCCGCTTCGCCCCTTCGGTCGAGTCCTGGGTGTGACAGCAGCTTCGCTGTTCGGTGTGTTCGTGCTGGTGGCTGCCGCGTACTTGCTCGGCTCCGCGTTCGGGTGGGTCACGTTCGACCTGACGGGCCTCTCCGGCTTCAAGATGCAGATGGCGGCGCTGCCGGGCATGGGCATGATTCCGCTGCCCGCTGCCGTCATCGTCTACCTGGTGATCATGGTCTTCAACTCCCTGGTCACCGCGATCTTCGCCTTCGGCGAGGAGGTCGGCTGGCGAGGATGGCTGCTGACGAGTCTGCGCCCGCTCGGCACCTGGCCGGCACTGCTCATCGTGGGAGTGGTCTGGGGCCTGTGGCACGCGCCGCTGATCCTGCTCGGCTACAACTTCAGTCGTCCCGACATCACCGGCCTCGGCTTCATGATCGGCGGCTGTGTCATGATCGGCGTCCTGCTCGGCTGGCTGCGTCTGCGCACCGGCTCGGTCTGGCCCGCGGTCTTCGCCCATGGCGGCCTCAACGGCTCTTCGGCGATGCTGCTCGGACTGTTCATCGATGCCGCCGCCCCGACACCGGACATGGCGCTCATCGCCACATTGGGAGTGGCCGGCTGGATCGTCTCCGCCCTCGTCATCGCCGTCCTCTTGGCCACCGGGCAGTTCCGCAGGCAGCCCGAGCTGGGCATCAAACGTCCGAAGCCTCCGAAAGCCGTCACGACTCCTGCTCCCGCGCCCTCGGAGACAGTCTCTCCCGCGACCTCGGATGGCAGCGGGCTTTGA
- a CDS encoding DoxX family protein yields the protein MALGSSLLQTAGRVLTAPIFITGGYSALTSPGGRPAMAAPTLDTIREYVPVLPEDDELLVRVNGGLQLLAGTALALGIKPRLSALALVGSLVPTTLAGHAFWEMEGADAAAHKTHFSKNVAALGGLLLVAGSEETKKAARKAAAKAARKAAKKAEKKALKQG from the coding sequence ATGGCACTGGGATCATCGTTGCTGCAGACAGCGGGACGCGTACTCACCGCACCGATCTTCATCACCGGAGGATATTCGGCCCTGACAAGTCCGGGTGGCCGACCCGCGATGGCCGCCCCGACCCTCGATACGATCCGCGAGTACGTGCCGGTCCTGCCCGAGGACGATGAACTCCTGGTCCGGGTCAACGGCGGGCTGCAGCTGCTCGCCGGAACCGCCCTGGCGCTGGGCATCAAGCCACGGCTCTCCGCGCTCGCCCTCGTCGGGTCCCTCGTGCCGACCACACTCGCCGGCCACGCCTTCTGGGAGATGGAGGGCGCCGACGCGGCCGCCCACAAGACCCATTTCTCGAAGAACGTCGCGGCACTGGGCGGTCTGCTGCTGGTTGCCGGCTCCGAAGAGACCAAGAAGGCTGCGAGGAAGGCGGCCGCGAAGGCAGCCAGGAAAGCCGCGAAGAAGGCTGAGAAGAAGGCCCTCAAGCAGGGCTGA
- a CDS encoding SIP domain-containing protein: MGDRTPRPEVNSWLEAIPAEVAVTVALEDDRDRGTVKALPRTEHLRALDLDSDGLYLWAAGEGGLIRQVRSVNKHDLELKKDHHYSQFYWFEGKPTG; the protein is encoded by the coding sequence GTGGGCGACCGTACCCCGCGGCCAGAGGTGAATTCCTGGCTGGAGGCCATCCCCGCCGAGGTGGCGGTGACGGTTGCGCTCGAAGACGATCGTGACCGCGGAACGGTGAAAGCCCTTCCCCGGACCGAGCATCTGCGCGCACTCGACCTCGATTCAGACGGCCTCTATTTATGGGCCGCCGGTGAGGGCGGGCTCATCAGACAAGTGCGCTCGGTCAACAAACACGATCTGGAACTGAAGAAGGACCATCATTACTCACAGTTCTACTGGTTCGAGGGCAAACCCACCGGCTGA
- a CDS encoding GrpB family protein has product MAANSHGPADPLSAEVNEIVTFNDVDDPDLWIRPDLPASPIEFVDHDPAWAEHYSQLSKQILARLGETVLGIIHIGSTSVPGLAAKPIIDIALVVADPRAESDFRPLLNQIGFELVIREPAWYQHRMFKHLDSHSGIPIAPMCNLHVFGPRCPEVARMRLFRDWLTSSPEDRNRYQAVKLRSVAEANSAGETVMEYNARKQCVIRDIYRRIFSVEGWI; this is encoded by the coding sequence ATGGCAGCGAACAGTCACGGCCCAGCGGACCCGCTCAGCGCTGAGGTGAACGAGATCGTGACCTTCAACGACGTCGATGACCCCGATCTGTGGATCCGCCCCGATCTCCCAGCCTCTCCCATCGAGTTCGTCGACCACGATCCCGCCTGGGCCGAACACTATTCGCAGCTGTCGAAGCAGATCCTCGCCCGGCTAGGGGAGACAGTTCTCGGCATTATTCATATTGGCTCCACCTCGGTCCCGGGCCTGGCAGCGAAGCCGATCATCGACATCGCTCTCGTCGTCGCGGACCCCCGCGCAGAGTCAGACTTCCGGCCTCTGCTGAACCAGATCGGCTTCGAACTCGTCATTCGCGAGCCGGCCTGGTACCAGCACCGAATGTTCAAACACCTCGACTCGCATTCAGGAATCCCGATCGCACCGATGTGCAACCTTCACGTGTTCGGACCCCGATGCCCGGAAGTCGCCCGCATGCGCCTGTTCCGCGATTGGCTGACCAGCAGCCCCGAAGATCGGAATCGCTATCAGGCGGTGAAGCTGCGCTCGGTCGCTGAGGCGAATTCTGCCGGTGAGACGGTCATGGAATACAACGCTCGCAAGCAATGCGTCATCAGGGACATCTATCGCAGAATCTTCAGTGTAGAGGGCTGGATCTGA
- a CDS encoding isochorismatase family protein: MAKALLIVDIQNDFTEGGALGVDGGDHVAEEVTRYADTHVADYDAIIASRDWHDADSNNGGHFSQAPDFVDTWPVHCVADTEGAEYDPLLTTDAVTHHVRKGQGTPDYSAFQATTETGEHLGDLLKNLTITEVDVVGIATDHCVCATVLDALKGGWSVRVLQDLIAGVGKDSSILALAEMDAAGATIV, encoded by the coding sequence ATGGCGAAGGCACTTCTCATCGTGGACATCCAGAACGACTTCACCGAGGGCGGGGCGCTCGGCGTGGACGGCGGCGATCATGTGGCCGAAGAGGTCACCCGCTATGCGGACACCCACGTCGCGGACTATGACGCGATCATCGCCTCCCGCGATTGGCACGACGCCGACAGCAACAACGGCGGCCACTTCAGCCAGGCCCCCGATTTCGTCGACACCTGGCCCGTCCACTGCGTCGCGGACACCGAGGGCGCCGAGTACGACCCGCTGCTGACCACCGACGCCGTCACCCACCACGTGCGCAAGGGACAGGGCACCCCCGACTACTCCGCCTTCCAGGCGACGACGGAGACCGGGGAGCACCTCGGCGACCTGCTGAAGAACCTCACCATCACCGAGGTGGACGTCGTCGGAATCGCCACCGACCACTGCGTGTGCGCCACCGTCCTCGACGCATTGAAGGGCGGATGGTCGGTGCGAGTCCTGCAGGACCTCATCGCAGGTGTGGGCAAGGACTCCTCCATCTTGGCGCTGGCCGAGATGGACGCCGCAGGAGCGACGATCGTCTAG
- a CDS encoding MMPL family transporter, whose amino-acid sequence MYTTLSKSAHTLVSKRGSWFVLGGVVILVSLLFGLLSGAGEDRATESAPADSESTQAAQLLEKFPDADQQSVMVVASHEDGSQLSSDDQSQLGKLGEALTDYVESTQNGDPGTDSSESSGSSAGGDASQATGPIMSDDGRAALLMVPIEVGLTNSDTAETVEGLRDFIAGDSQAGQLEDSGMSLLVTGGPAIGADIASAFSGADFTLLIVTIVIVALLLIITYRSPILWLLPLIVIGTADGLASTVTAAVGDALDLQFDAGIISVLVFGAGANYALLFISRYREELGREPDHRLALGSAWSHTASTILASNLTVVLSLLSLVFAVIPGTRGLGITAAVGLIIAAAAVLVALPPVLAICGKGVFWPFVPKVQEADDSTGTKPAAKPSIWRSIATRVVEKPGLHLGAGIIILGVMATGLIGTSVGLDQTEKFRVQSESAQGLDVLADHFPPGESQPIWVITDSDHAEQVADSVGELDGVVRANVIDETTAGGTSISKVMVTGEYAPDSRAGLDLVTDIRTDVDAIDGANAQVGGAAATELDARDGNAQDFLTIAPLILAISFIILLGILRAPLVAATLLVVNVASSAAAIGLGSFLSRAIFGQNAIDAQVPILAFLFLVALGIDYSIFLSHRAKKESVVHGARQGMIEAVSHTGGVITSAGIVLAGVFAALGMLPLMVLGQLGLIVGVGVLVDTVLVRTVIVPAIFGLGGNRMWWPNKAITGSKHRSADADAAAAGAEDARDEATASAGHGRH is encoded by the coding sequence ATGTACACAACACTTTCGAAAAGCGCGCACACGCTCGTGTCGAAGCGCGGTTCGTGGTTCGTCCTCGGCGGGGTCGTCATCCTCGTCTCCCTCCTCTTCGGACTACTGTCCGGAGCAGGCGAGGACCGGGCCACCGAATCGGCTCCGGCCGACTCCGAATCCACCCAGGCCGCCCAGCTCCTGGAGAAGTTCCCCGATGCCGACCAGCAGTCGGTCATGGTCGTCGCCTCCCACGAGGACGGTTCGCAGCTGAGTTCGGACGACCAGTCACAGTTGGGCAAGCTCGGCGAAGCTCTCACCGACTATGTCGAGTCCACGCAGAACGGCGATCCGGGCACTGACTCATCCGAATCGTCCGGCTCATCTGCCGGCGGGGACGCATCCCAGGCGACCGGCCCGATCATGAGCGATGACGGCAGGGCCGCACTGCTCATGGTCCCCATCGAGGTCGGACTGACCAACTCCGACACCGCCGAGACAGTCGAGGGGCTCCGCGACTTCATCGCCGGTGACTCGCAGGCCGGTCAGCTCGAGGACTCAGGAATGTCTCTCCTGGTCACCGGTGGTCCCGCGATCGGTGCCGATATAGCATCGGCGTTCAGCGGCGCGGACTTCACTCTCCTCATCGTGACCATCGTCATCGTCGCCCTGCTGCTCATCATCACCTACCGCTCGCCGATCCTGTGGCTGCTGCCACTCATCGTCATCGGCACCGCCGACGGGCTTGCTTCCACCGTGACCGCTGCCGTCGGCGACGCCCTCGACCTGCAGTTCGACGCGGGCATCATCAGCGTCCTCGTCTTCGGCGCCGGAGCCAACTATGCGCTCCTGTTCATCTCCCGCTACCGGGAGGAACTGGGCCGTGAGCCCGATCACCGCCTGGCGCTGGGCTCCGCCTGGTCCCACACCGCCTCGACGATCCTCGCCTCGAACCTGACCGTGGTCCTGTCCCTGCTCAGCCTCGTCTTCGCCGTGATCCCGGGAACCCGCGGACTGGGCATCACCGCTGCGGTGGGACTCATCATCGCCGCGGCCGCAGTCCTCGTCGCACTGCCACCGGTCCTCGCGATCTGCGGCAAGGGCGTGTTCTGGCCCTTCGTGCCGAAGGTTCAGGAGGCCGACGATTCCACTGGAACGAAGCCTGCAGCGAAACCCTCGATCTGGAGGTCCATCGCCACTCGGGTGGTCGAGAAGCCCGGCCTCCACCTCGGCGCCGGAATCATCATTCTCGGTGTCATGGCCACGGGTCTCATCGGCACCTCGGTGGGGCTGGACCAGACCGAGAAGTTCCGTGTGCAGTCCGAATCGGCACAGGGCCTCGACGTCCTGGCCGACCACTTCCCTCCCGGCGAATCGCAGCCCATCTGGGTCATCACCGACTCTGACCATGCCGAGCAGGTCGCTGACTCCGTGGGCGAACTCGACGGGGTCGTCCGCGCCAACGTCATCGACGAGACGACGGCCGGCGGAACCTCGATCTCGAAGGTCATGGTCACCGGTGAGTACGCGCCGGACAGCCGGGCCGGGCTCGACCTGGTCACCGACATCCGCACCGATGTCGACGCGATCGACGGTGCGAACGCGCAGGTCGGAGGCGCCGCGGCGACCGAACTCGACGCCCGGGACGGCAACGCCCAGGACTTCCTGACCATCGCACCGCTGATCCTGGCCATCAGCTTCATCATCCTGCTCGGCATCCTCCGCGCACCTCTCGTGGCGGCGACGCTGCTCGTGGTCAATGTGGCGTCCTCGGCCGCGGCGATCGGCCTCGGTTCGTTCCTCAGCAGAGCGATCTTCGGCCAGAACGCGATCGACGCACAGGTGCCGATCCTCGCCTTCCTGTTCCTCGTGGCGCTGGGCATCGACTACTCGATCTTCCTGTCCCACAGGGCGAAGAAGGAATCGGTCGTCCACGGTGCCCGCCAGGGCATGATCGAAGCCGTCAGCCACACCGGCGGCGTGATCACCAGCGCCGGAATCGTCCTGGCGGGAGTGTTCGCGGCCCTGGGCATGCTGCCGCTCATGGTGCTCGGCCAACTGGGGCTCATCGTCGGGGTCGGAGTGCTGGTCGACACGGTGCTCGTGCGCACGGTCATCGTTCCGGCCATCTTCGGTCTGGGCGGCAACCGGATGTGGTGGCCGAACAAGGCGATCACCGGTTCGAAGCACAGATCCGCCGATGCGGATGCCGCCGCGGCCGGCGCGGAAGATGCGCGAGACGAAGCCACAGCCTCGGCGGGCCACGGCAGGCACTGA
- a CDS encoding sensor histidine kinase gives MQKGETVGTRGWTVRTMEIGQHAMALALTVISCIRAIGGGAGPLAAIAVSFVFLAWYALGAVRAARSGAIVLAKWWLLVLAAAWLCTLLVSAEFIWIAFVLWLLAGHLFSMRIAVVFTALTYIATVAAPLAHYGEVGTASIIGSLIGAVFALGLSRGYIELLREGRRREELLQSLELAHQNLLDLQDELALTQRHAGEIQERTRVSRDIHDTIAQEISSIRLIAHAEVDRTADEHASQVLRQVEDLAAQSSRDVRRIIAALAPAELEDGALTAAIRRLLTRLEDDTSISGRVEVDETLPSLPAEVEVALLRTAQSALANVRQHSQASRVVVSLMDLDGSIRMDIVDDGVGMADPGSRQRESESGFGLDFIGSRMRELGGELVIETTPGSGFAISATLPNNPTPASRQDDLGEAEDGTAQGQQGDSA, from the coding sequence TTGCAGAAAGGTGAGACCGTGGGCACACGCGGGTGGACAGTGAGAACCATGGAGATCGGCCAGCACGCGATGGCACTGGCCCTCACCGTGATCTCGTGCATCCGCGCCATCGGCGGGGGAGCGGGACCCCTGGCCGCGATCGCCGTGAGCTTCGTCTTCCTCGCCTGGTACGCCCTCGGCGCAGTGAGGGCCGCCCGCTCCGGGGCGATCGTCCTGGCCAAATGGTGGCTGCTGGTCCTCGCCGCCGCCTGGCTGTGCACGCTTCTGGTCTCCGCCGAATTCATCTGGATCGCCTTCGTTCTGTGGCTGCTGGCCGGGCATCTGTTCTCGATGCGCATCGCCGTGGTCTTCACCGCCCTGACCTACATTGCGACTGTCGCGGCACCGCTGGCCCATTACGGCGAGGTCGGCACCGCCAGCATCATCGGCTCGCTCATCGGCGCGGTCTTCGCCCTCGGCCTCTCCCGCGGATACATCGAACTCCTCCGCGAGGGCCGCAGGCGCGAAGAGCTGCTCCAGTCCTTGGAGCTGGCCCACCAGAACCTCCTCGACCTGCAGGACGAACTCGCCCTGACCCAGCGCCATGCCGGCGAGATCCAGGAACGCACCCGCGTCTCCCGCGACATCCACGACACGATCGCGCAGGAGATCTCCTCGATCCGCCTCATCGCCCACGCCGAGGTGGACAGGACCGCCGATGAGCACGCGAGCCAAGTTCTGCGCCAGGTCGAGGACCTCGCCGCGCAGAGTTCGCGAGACGTGCGCCGGATCATCGCGGCCCTGGCCCCGGCCGAGCTCGAGGACGGGGCGCTGACCGCGGCCATCCGCCGCCTGCTCACCCGACTGGAGGACGACACCTCCATCAGCGGTCGAGTCGAGGTCGACGAGACCCTGCCGTCTCTGCCCGCCGAGGTGGAGGTGGCGCTGCTGCGAACCGCGCAGTCCGCGCTCGCCAACGTCAGACAGCACTCCCAAGCCTCAAGGGTCGTTGTCAGTCTCATGGACCTCGACGGGTCGATCCGCATGGACATCGTCGACGATGGAGTCGGTATGGCCGATCCCGGCTCGCGGCAACGCGAATCGGAGTCGGGTTTCGGTCTCGACTTCATCGGTTCGCGGATGCGTGAGCTGGGAGGCGAGCTCGTCATCGAAACGACCCCGGGCTCGGGGTTTGCGATCTCGGCCACCCTGCCGAACAACCCGACTCCGGCTTCCCGGCAGGACGACCTCGGCGAGGCTGAAGACGGCACTGCACAAGGACAGCAAGGAGACAGCGCATGA
- a CDS encoding response regulator: protein MSIRVILVDDHPVVRAGLRSVIDAPEHIAVVGEAGSGEEALSLVDELAPDVVLCDLRLGEGIDGIEVTKRLNARPSKPAVLILTTFDNDSEIVAALNAGAAGYLLKDINPEDISTAIEKASRGETYLPTEISSKVVAAMRNPGPKLTRRERDVIKLLATGASNAQIAQELFVTEATVKSHLVNVFTKLGVDSRSRAIRVAEDQGLV from the coding sequence ATGAGCATTCGAGTGATCCTCGTCGACGACCACCCCGTGGTGCGGGCCGGCCTGCGGTCCGTCATCGACGCACCCGAGCACATCGCCGTCGTCGGTGAGGCCGGCAGCGGCGAGGAAGCGCTGAGCCTGGTCGATGAACTTGCCCCCGATGTAGTGCTGTGCGATCTGCGGCTGGGGGAGGGCATCGACGGCATCGAGGTGACGAAGCGGCTGAACGCTCGGCCGTCCAAGCCTGCAGTCCTCATCCTCACGACCTTCGACAACGACTCGGAGATCGTCGCCGCACTCAACGCCGGTGCGGCCGGCTACCTGCTCAAGGACATCAACCCCGAGGACATCTCGACCGCGATCGAGAAGGCCTCGCGCGGGGAGACCTACCTGCCGACCGAGATCTCCTCGAAGGTCGTCGCCGCGATGCGCAACCCGGGCCCGAAGCTGACCCGACGCGAACGCGATGTCATCAAGCTGCTGGCCACCGGAGCCTCGAACGCGCAGATCGCACAGGAGCTCTTCGTCACCGAGGCGACGGTGAAGAGCCACCTGGTCAACGTGTTCACGAAACTCGGCGTCGACTCCCGTTCCCGCGCCATCCGCGTCGCCGAGGACCAGGGGCTGGTGTAG